One Psychrobacillus glaciei genomic region harbors:
- a CDS encoding M24 family metallopeptidase: protein MKLEKLRAALEEHGVDALLITNGYSRRYMTDFTGTAGVAIVSKNDAVFITDFRYTEQAASQVKDYRIVQHTKTLIEEVANQVTEMGIKSLGFEKDDVTFSGYEVYKQAIQADLVPLSGLVEKIRLIKTEEEISIIKAACRIADQAFEHIVTYIKPGMTELDVSNELEFFMRKLGASSSSFDTIVASGVRSALPHGVATSKVIEDGDFVTLDFGALYNGYISDTTRTIAVGEPSDKLKEIYQVVLDSQLLALEKIKPGMTGKEADAIARDYIASKGYGEAFGHSLGHGIGLEVHEGPGLSFRSDITLEPGMIITIEPGIYLPNIGGVRIEDDAIVTENGLEKLTHSTKELLILS, encoded by the coding sequence ATGAAACTTGAAAAATTACGTGCAGCTTTAGAAGAACATGGGGTAGATGCTTTACTTATAACGAATGGATATAGCAGACGATATATGACGGACTTTACTGGTACAGCAGGTGTAGCAATTGTTTCAAAAAATGATGCGGTATTTATTACAGATTTTCGTTATACAGAACAAGCTGCTAGTCAAGTAAAAGACTATCGTATTGTACAACACACGAAAACATTAATAGAAGAAGTTGCCAATCAAGTAACAGAAATGGGCATTAAATCACTTGGATTCGAAAAAGATGATGTTACTTTTAGTGGCTATGAAGTGTATAAACAAGCAATTCAAGCAGATTTAGTTCCTCTTTCAGGTTTAGTAGAAAAAATTCGCTTGATTAAGACGGAGGAAGAGATTAGTATTATAAAGGCAGCTTGTCGCATTGCAGATCAGGCTTTTGAACATATAGTTACATACATAAAACCGGGAATGACAGAGTTAGATGTGTCAAATGAGCTTGAGTTTTTCATGCGTAAACTTGGTGCTTCTTCTTCCTCTTTTGATACAATCGTTGCTTCTGGTGTAAGATCAGCACTTCCACATGGGGTTGCAACAAGCAAAGTTATTGAAGATGGTGACTTTGTGACACTTGACTTTGGTGCACTTTATAATGGATATATTTCGGATACAACTCGAACAATAGCAGTAGGTGAACCGAGTGATAAGTTGAAAGAAATATATCAAGTAGTTTTAGATTCTCAATTACTTGCTTTAGAGAAGATAAAGCCTGGAATGACGGGTAAAGAAGCAGATGCAATTGCTCGTGACTATATTGCTTCGAAAGGATATGGGGAAGCATTTGGTCATTCTTTAGGTCATGGTATTGGTCTTGAAGTACATGAAGGTCCAGGATTATCTTTCCGTTCTGATATTACACTAGAACCAGGGATGATTATTACAATTGAGCCAGGAATATACTTGCCGAATATCGGTGGAGTTCGTATAGAAGACGATGCGATTGTAACAGAAAATGGTCTTGAAAAGCTGACGCATTCGACAAAAGAATTACTAATTTTATCTTAA
- a CDS encoding vitamin B12-dependent ribonucleotide reductase gives MMVLASQNKNATINIEQLNEDIELFPQVHPITNDMRLTHKGVSRLVMIDRYSFKDTEKKTLKVGDFVVLTVKADPKFPARGLGFLVSIDEETNTAEVLIEEDYRSAIDDSDGLTTGIVRRSINVIEKPLEVFYEQIAKRNATGLASVEKTEEKRAEWFQKFYEQLVSLKFIPAGRVLYGAGTGTDVTYFNCYVMPFVADSREGISDHRKQVMEIMSRGGGVGTNGSTLRPRNTLARGVNGKSSGSVSWLDDIAKLTHLVEQGGSRRGAQMIMLADWHPDIAEFIISKMQNPRILRFLIENTNDETIKQLAKDKLKFNPLTFQEEAMYQGIVNYKAIPGLGGFNEGIIRDAETKLRDGGTYTVHNSEFLSGANISVTLTDDFMKAVEEDTDFELRFPAIESYTPDQMANYNKHWHEVGDVREWEQMGYAVRTYRTVKAKELWNLINVCATYSAEPGIFFIDNANEKTNAKAYGQKVVATNPCGEQPLAPYSVCNLAAVNLAQFANKETRTVNFEALKETVSVGVRMQDNVIDATPYFLEENKVQALGERRVGLGVMGLADLLIYCEKEYGSEEGNVLVDEVFKTIALAAYETSAELAKERGSFPFLTADTVEETDRLRKAFTETGFMQSMPEEIRNSILENGIRNSHLLTVAPTGSTGTMVGVSTGLEPYYSFTYYRSGRLGKFIEVKADIVQEYLKANAVADEEDLPNWFVTAMELSPEAHADVQCIIQRWIDSSISKTVNAPRGYTVEQVEGVYERLYRGGAKGGTVYVDGSRDSQVLTLKAEENTQDDERHEEKIFEKRPIVLIDTIQDLRSTNVTIGSEVGNTCPVCRKGTVEEMGGCNTCTNCNAQLKCGL, from the coding sequence ATGATGGTATTAGCATCTCAAAATAAAAATGCAACCATTAACATTGAGCAGTTAAACGAAGACATTGAACTATTTCCACAAGTACATCCGATTACAAACGACATGAGATTGACACACAAAGGTGTTTCCCGATTAGTAATGATTGACCGTTATTCATTCAAGGACACGGAAAAGAAAACGCTAAAAGTAGGGGATTTTGTCGTTCTAACTGTAAAAGCTGATCCAAAGTTTCCTGCACGTGGTTTAGGTTTTCTCGTTTCAATTGATGAAGAAACAAACACAGCAGAGGTATTAATTGAAGAGGACTATCGAAGTGCAATTGATGATAGTGATGGGCTTACAACTGGAATTGTTAGACGTTCAATCAATGTTATTGAGAAACCGTTAGAAGTATTTTATGAACAAATAGCAAAACGTAATGCAACTGGTCTTGCTTCTGTAGAAAAAACGGAAGAAAAACGTGCTGAGTGGTTCCAAAAATTCTATGAACAACTTGTTTCGTTGAAATTTATTCCTGCTGGACGAGTTTTATACGGAGCGGGTACTGGGACAGATGTAACCTATTTCAACTGTTACGTAATGCCATTTGTAGCTGATTCTCGTGAAGGAATTAGTGATCATCGTAAACAAGTGATGGAAATTATGAGCCGCGGTGGTGGAGTTGGGACAAATGGTTCTACACTTCGTCCTCGCAACACACTAGCGCGTGGAGTAAATGGAAAATCTTCTGGATCTGTTTCATGGCTAGACGATATAGCTAAACTGACTCATCTTGTAGAACAGGGTGGATCAAGACGTGGAGCACAGATGATCATGCTAGCTGACTGGCATCCAGATATTGCGGAATTTATCATTTCAAAAATGCAAAATCCGCGTATACTACGCTTCTTAATCGAAAATACAAATGATGAAACGATTAAACAATTAGCGAAGGACAAGCTTAAATTTAATCCTTTAACCTTTCAGGAAGAAGCGATGTATCAAGGAATTGTGAACTACAAAGCGATTCCAGGATTAGGTGGTTTCAACGAAGGAATTATTCGTGATGCGGAAACGAAATTACGTGATGGTGGTACGTATACAGTACACAACTCTGAGTTTTTATCAGGAGCAAACATCTCTGTCACACTTACAGATGATTTCATGAAGGCGGTAGAGGAAGATACGGACTTTGAACTTCGTTTCCCTGCGATTGAATCATATACTCCAGACCAAATGGCTAATTATAATAAGCATTGGCATGAAGTAGGAGATGTTCGTGAATGGGAGCAAATGGGTTACGCAGTTCGAACGTACAGAACGGTAAAAGCGAAAGAGCTTTGGAACTTGATAAATGTTTGTGCTACTTATTCAGCGGAACCTGGAATTTTCTTCATCGATAATGCAAATGAAAAAACAAATGCTAAAGCATATGGCCAAAAAGTAGTCGCTACGAATCCTTGTGGGGAACAGCCGCTTGCACCTTATTCAGTTTGTAACTTAGCAGCTGTAAACCTAGCTCAATTTGCAAATAAAGAAACAAGAACTGTTAACTTTGAAGCTTTAAAAGAAACGGTAAGTGTTGGAGTGCGAATGCAAGACAACGTAATTGATGCTACCCCTTATTTCTTAGAAGAAAACAAAGTACAAGCACTAGGTGAAAGACGTGTAGGTCTTGGTGTGATGGGTCTTGCAGATCTTCTAATTTATTGTGAAAAAGAATATGGATCTGAAGAAGGTAATGTTTTAGTGGACGAAGTCTTTAAAACTATCGCATTAGCTGCATATGAAACATCAGCAGAACTTGCCAAAGAACGAGGAAGCTTCCCTTTCTTAACAGCTGATACAGTGGAAGAAACGGATCGTTTGCGAAAAGCATTTACAGAAACAGGATTTATGCAATCTATGCCGGAAGAAATAAGAAATTCTATATTAGAAAATGGAATTCGAAACTCTCATTTATTGACGGTTGCTCCTACAGGTTCTACTGGAACAATGGTAGGTGTTTCTACTGGTCTTGAGCCATACTATTCATTTACGTATTACAGAAGTGGACGTTTAGGGAAATTCATCGAAGTAAAAGCAGATATCGTACAAGAATATCTAAAAGCAAATGCGGTTGCTGATGAAGAAGATCTTCCAAACTGGTTTGTTACTGCAATGGAGCTTTCTCCAGAAGCGCATGCAGATGTTCAGTGTATTATTCAACGTTGGATTGATAGTTCTATATCGAAAACTGTAAACGCGCCTCGTGGCTATACAGTAGAACAGGTAGAAGGAGTATATGAACGATTGTATCGTGGTGGAGCAAAAGGCGGTACAGTGTATGTTGATGGAAGCCGCGATTCCCAAGTCCTAACATTAAAAGCGGAAGAAAATACACAAGATGATGAAAGACACGAAGAAAAGATATTCGAAAAGCGACCGATAGTTTTAATTGATACAATTCAAGATTTACGTTCAACAAACGTAACTATTGGATCAGAAGTGGGAAATACTTGTCCGGTATGTCGCAAAGGTACAGTGGAAGAAATGGGCGGATGTAACACATGTACAAATTGTAACGCGCAATTAAAATGCGGATTATAA